DNA sequence from the Daphnia carinata strain CSIRO-1 chromosome 8, CSIRO_AGI_Dcar_HiC_V3, whole genome shotgun sequence genome:
TGTGGAATTAGTTATTCCTTGGCCAGGTTTTTCCAGTAAGTccttaattttgttttgaatatgAAACAGACTTCACTGCCTTTACAAATCTAACGGGTGGATTACATGCAGCTTCTTCAGGTATCGCTGTCGTGCTGGGTTTAAGAATTTTACTAGGCGATTCATTCATTTCTGAATATGAAAGTGAGTTCACTGCCATTTCAAAACTATTGAGTGGATTATCAGTATCGTGTTCAGTTATCCCTGTCGTGCTGGGTTTACGACTGGTAGTTTTTAATATTGCAGTGGAAGGTCTAAAGAGTAGTTGTTGTAGATCCAGCAGTTGTTCGTGGGGAAGATAAAGCAGCAGGACTTGTAGCACTGGTGCTACTTGGCCTGCTTTGCGCTTCCGATGAAGGGCTGCAACTGCAACAGCTGGAACCTGCAATTGTTGGTATTGGTGATGGGATGGCTGGTGTCGTCGGGCGTCTTGTTATTAGGTGATTACGAGCAGTCGTAACATTTTCTCCCACAATTGTAAGCGTAGCATTTAGGGGATTAGGAGACGAAGAAACTATTTCTCCCACTGTAGTACCGCCTTGAGAGGCGAAAGTTTGGTTACTTGTGTTGAGCCTTGAAGGATATACTTTAGTTGGTACTGGGCATTTGTACATTGTCAACGCCATATAAATCAGACGAATCGTAGACCCGGTTGCTAGCAACATCAAAATAATCGGCCACacaatttttcctttcctgGTAAGACGAATTTTCTTGCAATGCATAACTGATGAGTTAAcacaatttttcttgtgttgtttttgttttattttttctgctaaATAGATTATACAGTAAACGTGACCATTGGgatgaaaatttattttattaattactCCAGATGCAGCAAATTTTTCGACGTAATAAAacaaacttttttaaaattatttgaataattgtaaaaaatgttttagatGAAAAATATGTGAAAAAATTTGCTGCATCTGGATtaactaataaaataaatttactgTATAATCTATttagcagaaaaaataaaacaaaaacaacacaagaaaaattgtgTTAACTCATCAGTTATGCATTGCAAGAAAATTCGTCTTACCAGGAAAGGAAAACTTGTGTGGCCGATTGTTTTGATGTTGCTAGCAACCGGGTCTACGATTCGTCTGATTTATATGGCGTTGACAATGTACAAATGCCCAGTACCAACTAAAGTATATCCTTCAAGGCTCAACACAAGTAACCAAACTTTCGCCTCTCAAGGCGGTACTACAGTGGGAGAAATAGTTTCTTCGTCTCCTAATCCCCTAAATGCTACGCTTACAATTGTGGGAGAAAATGTTACGACTGCTCGTAATCACCTAATAACAAGGCGCCCGATGACACCAGCCATCCCATCACCAATACCAACAATTGCAGGTTCCAGCTGTTGCAGTTGCAGCCCTTCATCGGAAGCGCAAAGCAGGCCAAGTAGCACCAGTGCTACAAGTCCTGCTGCTTTATCTTCCCCACGAACAACTGCTGGATCTACAACAACTACTCTTTAGACCTTCCACTGCAATATTAAAAACTACCAGTCGTAAACCCAGCACGACAGGGATAACTGAACACGATACTGATAATCCACTCAATAGTTTTGAAATGGCAGTGAACTCACTTTCATATTCAGAAATGAATGAATCGCCTAGTAAAATTCTTAAACCCAGCACGACAGCGATACCTGAAGAAGCTGCATGTAATCCACCCGTTAGATTTGTAAAGGCAGTGAAGTCTGTTTcatattcaaaacaaaattaaggACTTACTGGAAAAACCTGGCCAAGGAATAACTAATTCCACAACAAACGACCCATTCAAAGCCACTAAACCTTTTATGTGGACGTCAGAATGCACGAAAAAGGGattctaaaattttttatgCATTGTATGAGCAGTCAATTTTCCACTGGGATTATACTTTAGGGCGaattttggcgtcaaccttttgttgaacctttttagttAAACTTTTCGTCAAGATTGACGCCAAAACGGAAGAGTTGAGAAAAAGTGGAGAAAGGGGAGGAGTTGCAGTTCAACTGAAGGTCAACGGTGGTCCAGACCACCGTTGAAAAGCTCAACTGTTTCAGTTGAACCCCCCGCTGGCGTTGTCGCCAAAACTGTCGCCCAGTTGAACCATCTACCGGgcagttgacgcaaaaatacaagttcactaaaaaagttgaactaaaagtagacgccaaaatgcggCCTTACTCTCTAATTCCAACAATTGTTCATCATTGTTCATCATCCGGAAAGAAGACGGAAGAAGTGGAagtaacaggtatgtgttaattgTTGTGTCGTACTCATCAGTACttaattgatttcattttattgagTAAAGAAGGATTACGTTTTGCTCCTGCATCTCGTCCACCACCCAAAAGTCATCCAAAACGAGATCCTGTAATCAAATCACGAACGTCGGTCCGACGTTCGATGAGATAAGATAAATAAGTtaccaacaaaaaatgaaaacaggaGATTTTCAGGGAAGATATCTTTATTACAACACCAGCAGGAAGCCAATACCAGTCAAAGTGGTGCAGACGGTGGAATAATCAACTCGTCATCAAGACCATTAACTCGAATGGTacatttttaaatgcatatTTACTAAACCTtactaattaaatttttttcatgtaggcGAACGAGTACGGAGTGCAAAAATCAAGTGGATTGGTGTCTGCTGGATTTGCACAACGGATCTCTACCGTCAATCGCCCTGGATCTCGTGCTGGCACGGCTACCTCAGGAACCAATGCTATGAGAGCAGTCACAGCTTACAGTCATGTacgtcttttcattttattttaaattttcgtttaTAAATATCACCATTCTTCTGAATTCTTAAACAGAATACGGCAACAGCTGACCGACCAACAACTCAGCAAGGACTTGGAGGTTTAAAAACAGCTTCACGTGGACTCCCTCAAAGGCAAATACAAGATAAATTTTATTATACGAATAGCAGTTTGAAATGAGAATCGCTAACGATCAATAATGAAAGCCTGTCGTTGATTAGATCTGGGAGTGTTGCGGGCCAAAATGACGGAGGTGAATGCAGAAATGGGGAAACTTACCAAGAGCAttgagaaaaataacaaggaaTTGCAAAGTCTACCTTCGTTGGAAAAGCGAGTGAAAGAAATGGCTACGGAAATAACAGGTTTGTCTTACGTTACTCGTAATGTTAATGTTTCATGGTAAAGCTTATTAGTTTCCGTCGCAACGAAGATTTGCAGAGCCAGGCTGCTGATTTGAATTTACTTCAAGAAATAGATCGCCATCAGCAGTGACGCCTCGCAAATGGAAATAGAACTTCAATCGTTACTGATTCAAATGAACGCGAAGCTCACGAAGCCGAAGATATATTTGAGATTGTCAAAGCAGTTATGGAGAAAATTGCATCGTTAGAACGGGAGATTCAAAGGTATGCTTCGGGAACACTTTCATTGTTTGTAATTCatgcaaaaatgtttgttttcacaGGAAAATGATGAAGCAGAGAAATTTGTCACGTCTTTGGCACCAGAAGATCAAGAAAAATACTCGCAGTTGAAAACGCAACAGAACAGATTGGCCAAggaagttgaaaatgcaacTACGCAGTTGACTGTGCTGAGAGCTCGAGCACGAAAACTGGAAGAAAAATTGCGTCTCTCACCCGTAAATTGAGttttgaagtttttgaatttggatttttaaagaatagaTACTTAAAATTGCAGGTGAAAGAAGCAATGTTTCAACTGCGCCAGTCTCTATTTCAATTAGAAACCAAATACGAGCAGATGACTGAACAAGATGCAAAACGTCTGGATCCCGAAGGGGAACGAGCTCACCTGGTGGCCATTGTCAAAAGTGACAATGCCGAGGTGGCTGCTATGGAACTACAGATCAAAGAAATCTTGgcagaaagagagagattgCGAAATGAACTGCAGGAAGTTGACAACGTAAGTTTTATCATATTGTTTATTACTCGTTTTctcaattctttcaaaaaGTATTTGACAGACGTACGAGGAGAGTCGGAGTGAAAGAGGCCAGAAATATCGAGACTTGCGAAAACGAGAGCGAGTCATGGACGAATTCTTGTCTTCATGGGAAGACAGTTGTATCAGTGAAGTAGATCGTCTCAAAGAACTGGAGACCTTGATCGCACAAACTTTGAACAAGATTGGCAAACATCAGTCTTTAATGCAGCTTGTGCCCAGGTTCGATCACAATAAAATTACATTCTCAATTTCTTAATATCATTTTTTATAATATTAATAGCATATCAGAATATTATATATAATATTATATATAACATATAAAACGCCCCATAGGTggcaaaatgtctttttttcactttcctaaaaaaaagacattcagCCACCTATGGGGCGTTTTTTAAAGTTCAATTGGGACAACACATCGAATTGAACTTTAGAAAACGCCCCATAGATggctgaatttctttttttttaggagaaTGACAACTGGAAAACGTGGGACTGCATTGCGGTATTTACCTGCAGGGCCATATTAGATCGTAATTCCTGTCAATATATGATGAAAGTTACCACAACACAAAGTCGGGCATATTTttgttgtcgggcttattttcaagacCAACATGTCGACGAAAAAGGTATATCACTTGAAATTCTGTAAACAATTTACAAGTTATACTAAAAGTGAAATGCTGGTTGAGgaaaattattcgtttttttgtcaatgcagctgttttttttaatatattaaTATTATGATGCACTGTTTTTCACCAGCGCGCTGTACCATACTGGCGCGCCAACTTCGGTTtgggaaaagtcgggcttatttttttgtcggggTTATTTTCAAGCCCCTAACTTTTTGAACATCGGGAGCCGTggagtgaaagaaaactggataccttaccaatagatggctatacCGTTTGGTGGGTCGTCTGCTGTATAAATCCAAGGTTTATTATATGTAAACTCGCAGCATAATTATTATGCTGGCATGTAATCgaagttttctaatttttaagtgatggcattcgcgttacATTTTAGCCAAGGCCTACTCTATaatgggataaatttttcgcGGAATAAGAATCTCCTAGAGCTATGTTTTGGAGTATCATTCTGATGGTAAAATatctattcaattttaaataacttttgaatttccttctcTGTATTTGCAGTGACGTAACATTACTGATTGGTGGGGTTCTCTAGGGACAagccttttcctttttcccatccaatctgtgAGGCAACCTTGTTTGTGTGTTATAATTAGAACAGTAATGCataaagaaggaaatgttCACATTTTCCTTAGTGAAGTTTTCTCTCattgaaaaaatcgaaatatttGGTTGAAGCTACTCTGATGATATTCAGTTGCAGTAATTGGatcttgtttctcttttcatgAAGGGTGTTTGGTCTTTCCGGCAATGAAAGATGCCACCAAAGGTTATTGATTTTCCATCAATGGCTGCCACTCTGCTGAAGACGTCTCCCTAAACAATTCAGTATTCAATTGATGGTTGAGAAGTCATGAGTTAATTAACTGAAACATCTTTAcgtacagaaaagaaaattccaaaTGCCAAGCCCATAGAGATGGTTTACATATTGTCAATTGAAAACTGTCTGTATCGTGAAAAGGATATGGATATTTTGGTCCAGCCTCACTCGTGGTGTGTTCAAAGTGAATGGCATAGTTAAGTCATAGATTTATCTATGGTTAAGTTCACATCTTAAGTcgcccatttattttttagatttaaGATTTTCGATTTCGATTTGGCAACGTCGCGGGCAAGAATTGGTCTGAAGTCCCTCCTTCGCCATTTTGGATGTAGCCTTCGTCACGGATCATCGTCTGACGTATTGTCCGGTCTTTTACTACTTAATAcgccttcttttcttgttattcTTTGGCCCCTAGATTCTTCACTgaccaacaaagaaaatgcattttcaccttacttttatttctttgggACTTGAGTTATCAGCAGTTGGTTGAAAAGAGCATCACTGGgtaagaatgaaaataaataatccttgacatttcaactcttttgattttgtatATTGGCCAATATAGGATCACAATTTTATTCTCCATTCATCTTTGGAATCCTGGGTTGCTCACTGTTTATGGAACATACTCATCTAATCAGGCCAAAAGTACGGCAAATCTATCCACATCGAACATGGAACCGATTACCGTATTGTACATAGAAATCTTTGAAGGTGGAGTATTTTGTCTATTCTACATCATTTACTAATTGTCCTTGAATTGGTTAGACTTTGGCACCTCAGTTTCTATTACCTAAATCTTAACCGTAATACATTGTGAGAATACTAATaatactgttttgtttttcttttcagatggAATGGGTTTGATGCATTTTGGAATAATGTTCCAGAAAGCAGCATTCCAGGGGCAAGAATCTAAGTTGAAAGGCTGATCAACACATTATGTAttgttcaacttgttttctttgctccttggtgaatttgaattaaattgtAAATTGAAAAGTTATGGAACTAAATTTCCAATTAGTTAGATGGAATTTGTGGAAGTTAGCGAAATGTCAGGACGGAGTAATACGCAAAATTTGGAGTCAAAAAGGTGTTTTCATGTGGTGAATGCTTAGAACGTCTGTTTGCACTTCCAGAAGTTTTAAGCTTGGGACTTGGCAAAGGCAGTAGATGGTGGAATTTGCATTACAAGTCAGAATCGTGTGTTGTTGCCTGTCGACCATTAAGTAACAGTTCGAGCTAGTATGTCTTAATGATTGCTTCTTAGAtaccaaaaataaatacacaaaGATATAATTGGAATTGGTTTTGtattgtcccacctccacccACAATTCCACCACGTTTTACATTACAAGTTATTTAATACATACATTGCACATTATacaatacaatacatacatacatacatacataaacaCTTAAGCTAACCCGTTGGCCGCCAAGCCATTACAACCCGTAGGTTGTTCTTCTACAATAGCTACCATCGCTTCAGATGGAACACGATGCAAGGGGGACTTGTCTTTCGACAAGTCCCGGGCTGACTTGATGGTGGAGACCTTTatgggaatgcacaccccggGTTACTCCACCATCAAATCGACAAAGAGAATGCCCTAGGGGTGCATTGCCTAAATGCGCACGAAGGCGCAGGCGACTGCCCTACCCCCAATAGGTGATCAACCTAGGGGTAGAACAGCGCCCCCGGTCCCtacagctacaaaaaaaatgggggcaAAATGGGTGGCGGCCAACGGGTTAGCTTACAATACACTACACgacaatacaaaacaaaaaactataCCAAAAAAACGCGCGGCTCCATGATGACGGGGATGAGGCGAAGACAAGGGCGACCAAAGGCGATGCAGCAACGGCGATTAGCTCGATGACGGAAGACAGGAAAGGCGacgacggcgatgacggcgagaagaagatggcgatgacggcgatgacggcgaggcgatgacggcgaggcgatgacggcgatgacggcgatgacggcgaggcgatgacggcgatgacggcgatgacggcgaggcgatgacggcgatgacggcgatgacggcgatgacggcggcggcgatgacggcgatgacggcgatgacggcgatgacggcgatgacggcgatgacggcgaggcgatgacggcgatgacggcgatgacggcgaggcgatgacggcgatgacggcgatgacggcgaggcgatgatggcgAGAAGCGGACGGCGGTGATGGCGAGAAGCGGACGGCGGTGATGGCGAGAAGCGGACGCGGTGATGGCGAGAAGTGGACGGCGGTGAGGCACGATCAGCTGGATGACGATGAGTAGAAAATTAGGTGGGGAACAggactcatttctttttcattaccaATCTGTAAAACACATAAAATTcattaaagagaaagaaatacacTAGATGACAATCAAAGTTTTCTATTGGCAACCTGCTTGCAACAGTAATATTTAACAAACCAATTTATTATTGAACTTTTACATTGAGTAAACATTCTGAAAGTCTAGCGGAAAAGTCTAATACAGATAAGTTGTATGGGGAACTAAAAGGTGAAAAATATTACTAATTCCATTAGTCCACTTAAACGTAAATGTGCAACTACCATATATGTAAAATAATATGGGAACACCCAGCAAGCTTGAGTTTGCAAACCACCCACTACAACATTATGAGTCAATTGAAAACCTGTTGCGAGGGACTCATTTGAAACCAATGCTCCCATGGTAAAATTTACAAGTATTTAAATTTGCCGTCTGTGCCCTGGAGAGAAATTAAGTGACAAATAAAGTAAAACTGAAACTAAGGATTAAATTTCACGAGAACATAGGAGATGAAGCACTTTTTCTTGGTTGCAATCTGAGTCCAACTTTCCTATGGTTTGTTAACGAGCAGCCATCTAACTTTTCTAACTCTTAAGCTAAAAAATAATGTCAGCCTTAGAGTTATGGTCATTTTTAACTTACTTGATACTAAAAACGCACGAAAACAACGATGGATTACACAAAATTAACGAAGCAAAAGTTGTTGGGACGTTTAGTCCGCCATGACAGCCATAGCAGACGACAGTCTCCTGCAATCCTTACATTGAAtcataaataaagaaaaaacattgaattttaCGAGTATCGAACTTGAGACCTTTCTGTTATCAGCATACCACTCTAACCATCTAACCTAACACGCTAGTATTAGGCGTGATAATACGctacagcgtaacgtaaaataagaaaagtagtctctgttaacgaactagtgtcataagtatatcaattcgcgcgatcaaccaacagtagaataacaaaacaagcacgaaagtagccactacaccatttcatgtatgatcaaaatgcttaaaatgtttagcatattaatgttcattttttagtttttgcgaagttgaaaaaaaaaattaccggaagtgaccggaagtagactatatctccagaaatagtgggcccacaacaaaacgaatatgattttcgtgatcctcgtgaaatttaaggtgtgtctaacctattttgacttgtttttggcgaaaagtccaatttggccaaaatcgcgatttttcctgaactatagttcagggaaatttgcgatttttgacgattttcgggtatttcctactgacacatggattcgaccccaaattttacgaggattacgaaaatgtggttcttttttcattcagaccaatagatagtgcgttattaggcattttcaaaccggaagttgtaatgaaagttaaaatttttaaaatttaaaaaatgaactatgttctcttTCACAAGTGGCAAAAGAtctgcgtagtttcaaacgtaaactatagtaaatgaACATAACATGggctttcaaagttcttaaagttcagtttcCAGGTAAgacctgtataccacttcaaatCACATGTGACATTTCGTTTAGGTAATGAAGCAGTACAATATTTGCACATCGATAATAGGGGTGGgggtaaaaacaacacaaaaaacaaaaataacgataccgttcagacgagggaaactcaaatacacgttgTAAAACGtatgtaaaaacaaagaaaacaatgagaaccacatgacaacaaaaaataacaatagttcCATTTCAAACGCTAGAGGCTGATGAATCTGCAGCGCCATTCACAACATACCATAAACTTTCAAAGATCTATATCATAGCTTTACCATAAAGCTACCCTTCATGTATTTTACCTTACTTTTCTTCTATTCAGATTTACATCGtggcaacaaatgaaaatatttgcaAGTATCTGAATAACCTCCTAGGAACTCCACCTTCTAGTGGGCCTTATGTTGTTGGTTCAGCTCTGCAAGGTAATATTTCTAGGATTTGATTGTCAGCAAAAAAAGTTGGGCAATTTCAATGATTTTACTTCAAGCTTAGAGCATCTTTTTAAAGTCATATTCGATCATGCAAATAATTACTCAAAAGCATGCCAAACGAAATGTttcatcattttgtttaaTAGATGTTTACTTACCATTCACCTTATTTACCCCATCATAGcctaaattttttgttattgtccTGATGAAAATTACCCGGATGCGTCCTTCTGAGGGTACAGCCATTGCCCTCGCAACATGTTTACAAGAACATCGCAAGGTAAGAAATGTTAACCATaaaatttcacaaaaaaaaaaaaaatccaagatACGGCTAACAAACCGCCCACCGTTTCATTCAAAGTTTAAGGTTATCCAAAAAGCTTTTGTCTTACGCCtctgcaaaaataaataatgttagCATGCCAGAAAAAGAATCCAAACAAATGACAGCTAGAATTTCTACTACCCATACAAGTCCGTTCTCGCAATCAATCGCCAGCCAGCGCCACaatggaacaacacaaaagatAATTCATCACGACCAGCATCAAACCGCTTGCCACTCGAGGATTTGGTACGCTTATCCAGCTGCACACGATCCACCTAGCACTTGCAAAACTTGGACTCAAACATTCACCAATAAAGCAATTGCCAAGGAAATACGAGGAAGATCGAAAATCATCAGGGAACACGGCGCCTTATCTGCAGAAAAAATGGTTTCTTCACTAAGCCTTTCTTGTTGCAAGAAGAATCCTTTGTTGCCGCGTCTGCAAATTTCTAATTACTTGCGTAGCGGATGTAAGGGTTATACTCGAAGCTTCAACTATTTCCGATGTCCCAATTGCTGTTGAAGAAGCTGCTCCTATCCCAGGACGAGAAAAGAGGCCGCATTATGGTTACGCATAATAtgagaaataatttttttttacgaaccaACGAACGCGGACGAAATATCGCACTTGCTGCGACTCCAATGACACAGTAGACATATGATTCAACGGTTTCTTCTAATCCGAATCGGAATCGCAGTTTCACTATCGATCCATGACGCAACTTTATTTTCATCGAACCTATCAAAACCTAACTTTAGAAAG
Encoded proteins:
- the LOC130704205 gene encoding LOW QUALITY PROTEIN: intraflagellar transport protein 74 homolog (The sequence of the model RefSeq protein was modified relative to this genomic sequence to represent the inferred CDS: inserted 1 base in 1 codon; deleted 1 base in 1 codon) → MKELLNVIPEHFWMFTQKGNGIFVASLKELVWNSLLIHLCLLGFIANVEHEMVRHCNENELAFPEKENLTLFLLRWFGPPLKKFKFFSSTYPCSWRQNGQPVQPSTGQLTQKRKFTEKVELKVHAKMPPVPPLTFSLTKKVQQKVDAKIRPKNPFFVHSDVHIKGLVALNGSFVVELVIPWPDFTAFTNLTGGLHAASSGIAVVLGLRILLGDSFISEYENKINKLPTKNENRRFSGKISLLQHQQEANTSQSGADGGIINSSSRPLTRMANEYGVQKSSGLVSAGFAQRISTVNRPGSRAGTATSGTNAMRAVTAYSHNTATADRPTTQQGLGGLKTASRGLPQRQIQDKFYYTNSNLGVLRAKMTEVNAEMGKLTKSIEKNNKELQSLPSLEKRVKEMATEITDLQSQAADLNLLQEIIAISSDASQMEIELQSLLIXNEREAHEAEDIFEIVKAVMEKIASLEREIQRYENDEAEKFVTSLAPEDQEKYSQLKTQQNRLAKEVENATTQLTVLRARARKLEEKLRLSPVKEAMFQLRQSLFQLETKYEQMTEQDAKRLDPEGERAHLVAIVKSDNAEVAAMELQIKEILAERERLRNELQEVDNTYEESRSERGQKYRDLRKRERVMDEFLSSWEDSCISEVDRLKELETLIAQTLNKIGKHQSLMQLVPRRMTTGKRGTALRYLPAGPY